Proteins co-encoded in one Thermomicrobiales bacterium genomic window:
- a CDS encoding aminotransferase class V-fold PLP-dependent enzyme, with amino-acid sequence MADINIVRDQLPGVTDTVYLNTGTCGPLPLVAYEAMREEMSHDLTKARIDSDHFPSLGRKRNEVREAVASYVGAVPSEIAVTSSTTDGMYVAILGYRWQAGDELLMSNIEHPGGMVPSFLVKRRFGVRVKVVDIGLGGGDPADVVAAFERAITPRTRMIVISHVSYTTGAKLPLKELVTMAHAHDVLVVADAAQSYGPVALDLHDIGVDAYAGSGQKWMCGPDGTGMLYVRADRVGDFEQTFVAGGTTMGTLDYFGGSYAPALGAARFDTAGRNTILTAGQAAATRWISSELGKDWVSTRVQEMAGLAYDELSRLKGVTMVTPKEAVAGLIAFNVDGISGPDLSTRLAGEHGVTIRYVTKYINNPEAARVSLHYFNTPEDLGALTEGIQSIQGTL; translated from the coding sequence ATGGCGGATATCAATATCGTCCGCGACCAGCTTCCTGGTGTCACAGACACCGTCTACCTGAACACCGGGACGTGTGGCCCGTTGCCGCTCGTCGCATACGAGGCGATGCGAGAGGAGATGAGCCACGATCTGACCAAGGCGCGCATCGACTCCGACCACTTTCCGAGCCTTGGCCGCAAACGCAATGAGGTTCGCGAGGCAGTCGCGTCCTACGTTGGCGCCGTGCCGTCCGAGATCGCAGTGACGTCCAGCACAACCGACGGGATGTACGTCGCGATCCTTGGCTATCGCTGGCAGGCTGGCGATGAGCTGCTGATGAGCAACATCGAGCACCCCGGCGGGATGGTGCCGTCGTTCCTGGTGAAGCGGCGCTTCGGTGTGCGGGTCAAGGTGGTTGATATCGGTCTTGGCGGGGGCGATCCTGCGGACGTTGTCGCGGCCTTTGAGCGCGCGATTACTCCCCGGACTCGAATGATCGTGATCTCGCACGTCTCGTACACGACCGGCGCGAAGCTGCCGCTCAAAGAGCTGGTGACAATGGCTCACGCGCATGATGTCCTCGTCGTCGCAGATGCCGCGCAGTCGTATGGCCCAGTTGCCCTCGATCTTCACGATATCGGGGTCGATGCCTATGCTGGGTCGGGCCAGAAATGGATGTGTGGTCCGGACGGCACCGGGATGCTCTACGTTCGCGCCGATCGTGTGGGCGACTTTGAGCAGACGTTCGTCGCCGGTGGCACGACGATGGGTACGCTGGACTACTTCGGGGGCTCCTACGCGCCGGCCCTCGGCGCGGCGCGCTTTGACACTGCCGGCCGTAATACGATCCTGACGGCCGGGCAGGCTGCCGCAACCCGCTGGATCTCGAGCGAGCTCGGCAAAGATTGGGTCTCGACGCGAGTTCAGGAGATGGCCGGCCTGGCGTATGACGAGCTGTCGCGGCTGAAGGGCGTCACGATGGTGACGCCGAAGGAGGCGGTGGCCGGCCTGATCGCATTCAATGTCGACGGCATCAGCGGCCCCGATCTCTCGACCCGATTGGCCGGCGAGCATGGCGTCACGATTCGTTATGTCACGAAGTACATCAATAACCCCGAAGCGGCCCGCGTCTCGCTCCATTACTTCAACACACCCGAAGATCTTGGCGCGCTCACCGAGGGTATCCAGTCGATCCAGGGCACGCTCTAA
- a CDS encoding M42 family metallopeptidase, which produces MNSVEVLRTLSEAFGPSGFEDEVRNEIRQMVEPLVDDVRVDALGNLIATKRGSGNRTLMLDAHMDEIGFMVTWIEDGGFLRFTTIGGWDPRIVPAHAVTIRTDRGTYIRGMIGTAPPHILRPEDREKPFRIDDLFIDIGVSSPEEAAALGIRIGSPAVISYGFEQLGDDVVMGKAFDDRAGCAVVVGALEALRNETTEITVVAAFTVQEEVGLRGAQTAAFQIDPDIAIALEGSIAADMPGVPPARQPTRQGQGPSIRIMDSGMIGMPRVIRALAETAETESIRFQYQVPAPGGTDAGVIHRSKAGVLAGVVSLPCRYIHSPYATLRLSDFEEAVRLITAFSRRLPGIAGI; this is translated from the coding sequence ATGAATTCGGTCGAGGTACTTCGGACATTGTCGGAAGCATTCGGTCCATCCGGGTTCGAGGACGAGGTTCGCAACGAGATCCGACAAATGGTCGAGCCGCTGGTCGACGACGTGCGCGTCGATGCGCTCGGGAACCTGATCGCCACGAAGCGCGGCAGTGGCAACCGGACGCTGATGCTCGACGCGCACATGGACGAGATCGGGTTCATGGTGACGTGGATCGAGGATGGCGGCTTCCTGCGCTTCACCACAATCGGCGGATGGGATCCGCGGATCGTTCCGGCCCATGCGGTGACAATTCGGACCGACCGCGGAACCTACATCCGCGGGATGATCGGGACAGCGCCACCGCACATCCTGAGGCCTGAAGACCGCGAGAAACCGTTCAGGATCGACGATCTGTTCATCGACATCGGCGTAAGCTCTCCGGAAGAGGCTGCCGCGCTGGGCATCCGGATCGGGTCGCCCGCAGTCATTTCGTACGGCTTCGAGCAGTTGGGCGACGATGTCGTTATGGGGAAAGCTTTCGATGACCGGGCCGGCTGTGCCGTCGTCGTCGGCGCTCTTGAGGCGCTACGCAACGAAACGACGGAGATCACAGTTGTCGCGGCGTTCACCGTCCAGGAGGAAGTCGGGCTTCGCGGCGCCCAGACTGCGGCGTTCCAGATCGACCCGGATATCGCGATCGCGCTGGAGGGGTCGATCGCAGCGGATATGCCGGGGGTCCCGCCTGCTCGCCAACCGACGCGCCAGGGCCAGGGTCCATCGATCCGCATCATGGATAGCGGCATGATCGGAATGCCGCGGGTCATCCGGGCTCTTGCCGAGACCGCCGAAACGGAATCGATCCGGTTCCAGTATCAAGTGCCAGCGCCGGGCGGGACTGATGCGGGTGTCATCCATCGGTCGAAGGCGGGTGTGTTGGCAGGGGTAGTGTCGTTGCCATGCCGCTACATCCATTCGCCGTATGCCACACTACGGCTCTCCGATTTCGAGGAAGCGGTTCGGCTGATTACCGCGTTTTCACGGCGGCTACCCGGCATCGCTGGTATCTAG
- a CDS encoding COX15/CtaA family protein, whose translation MGQTAKQANSEREAAPAAQRGWFTVERLAVATVVLGYILILIGGVVRIEGAGMGCGDDWPICNGKVIPTFSYLTTIEYLHRVVAGAILLLTSWLVFATWRQARRSDARRWLTVTALVLVLAQALLGAVTVFAELDPRAVTAHLGMAQAYFAIMIVIAFIGYARPGRPARPASPAIVRAAIVAIAATFGLLLTGAYTASSGAAWACPQWPLCHGKYFPTGWTSADVHILHRWLALITIGAIVWLLVVAVRDAGMSARVSMLAGLALALTLIETLIGAANIWTELANWVRISHLAFATLVWGALIVLVAEWLPLRLPAPART comes from the coding sequence ATGGGGCAGACAGCAAAACAGGCGAATAGCGAGCGGGAAGCAGCGCCGGCCGCACAGCGGGGGTGGTTCACTGTCGAGCGGCTTGCAGTCGCGACAGTCGTGCTCGGCTATATTCTGATTCTGATTGGCGGCGTCGTCCGGATCGAAGGAGCCGGAATGGGCTGCGGCGACGACTGGCCGATCTGCAACGGAAAAGTCATTCCCACATTCAGCTACCTGACGACGATCGAGTACCTCCATCGCGTCGTGGCGGGCGCGATCCTGCTACTCACCAGTTGGCTTGTGTTTGCGACCTGGCGGCAAGCGAGACGATCCGACGCTCGTCGTTGGCTGACGGTCACCGCGCTCGTCCTCGTTCTGGCTCAGGCGCTTCTGGGCGCCGTCACTGTGTTCGCTGAGCTGGATCCCCGCGCGGTAACCGCGCACCTCGGGATGGCGCAGGCGTACTTCGCGATCATGATCGTGATCGCGTTCATCGGCTATGCCCGACCCGGCCGGCCGGCGCGGCCGGCAAGCCCGGCGATCGTCCGGGCGGCGATCGTCGCTATTGCTGCAACATTCGGGCTGCTACTCACTGGCGCCTATACCGCGTCCAGCGGGGCTGCCTGGGCATGCCCACAGTGGCCGCTATGCCACGGCAAGTATTTTCCGACAGGCTGGACCTCCGCCGACGTCCACATCCTGCATCGTTGGCTGGCGTTGATCACCATCGGAGCAATCGTGTGGCTGCTGGTCGTCGCGGTGCGTGACGCCGGAATGAGCGCGCGAGTCTCGATGCTGGCCGGCCTGGCGCTCGCGCTGACACTGATCGAGACCTTGATCGGCGCCGCGAACATCTGGACCGAGTTGGCCAACTGGGTGCGAATCAGCCACCTGGCCTTCGCGACACTCGTCTGGGGCGCGCTCATCGTTCTCGTTGCAGAGTGGCTCCCACTGCGGCTTCCAGCGCCTGCCCGGACCTGA
- a CDS encoding MFS transporter, whose product MSESTVKEQDTTRPPGVMTRLRSVLAEHPRAVWSMALGNLILWTGRGMTIPFLVIFFSQIVGLRASIVGSGIAMASLGGIGFLMLIAGQIDRRGGRPVLLVCMAVIAVATSIYPWGTSVWTFLAVTIVLNFASQVYWPASDSTIASLTARARVAEAMSVLRVANAVGIGVGGMLGGAIVAGGGLHEYRILFVVSALMIASAAVLIWRTVPAIRLHATDGAGAHGTWADVLPDRTFIFALVILFILVFGFTQITMSVPAYLREAAGIGEGTIGALFLLNTIIVVSTQIPVAAWINRGQIGRPLVTASVLWAIAFMFILATPHVGIAAAVAAFVIYTAGEILFMPVTAVVPVRLAPLHLRGRYFSATSIVWGGSFALATFTAGIALDLPNPGVIWPMMTILMLIGGALSIRFARSPRVAPDA is encoded by the coding sequence GTGTCGGAATCGACCGTGAAGGAGCAGGACACGACGAGACCGCCGGGCGTGATGACACGCCTGCGGTCGGTTCTGGCCGAACATCCCCGCGCTGTCTGGTCGATGGCGCTCGGCAACCTGATCCTCTGGACCGGTCGCGGCATGACCATCCCGTTTCTGGTGATCTTCTTCTCGCAGATCGTCGGGCTCCGGGCCAGCATCGTCGGCAGCGGCATCGCGATGGCCAGCCTCGGTGGGATCGGTTTTCTCATGCTGATTGCCGGGCAGATCGATCGACGCGGTGGCCGGCCCGTGTTGCTCGTCTGCATGGCCGTCATCGCCGTCGCGACCTCAATCTACCCATGGGGCACGTCGGTCTGGACGTTCCTGGCAGTCACGATCGTGCTCAATTTCGCCAGTCAGGTTTACTGGCCGGCCTCCGACTCGACGATCGCGTCGCTAACCGCGCGAGCGCGGGTGGCCGAGGCTATGTCGGTGCTCCGGGTTGCGAACGCAGTCGGGATCGGTGTCGGGGGCATGCTGGGCGGCGCAATCGTGGCGGGCGGCGGACTGCACGAATATCGCATCCTCTTCGTCGTCAGCGCACTGATGATCGCCAGCGCAGCAGTGTTGATCTGGAGAACGGTCCCCGCGATTCGGCTGCACGCCACGGATGGCGCCGGCGCGCATGGAACATGGGCTGATGTCCTGCCAGATCGGACATTCATCTTCGCGCTCGTCATCCTGTTTATCCTCGTGTTCGGCTTCACCCAGATCACGATGAGCGTGCCGGCCTACTTGCGCGAAGCAGCCGGAATCGGAGAAGGAACGATCGGCGCATTGTTCCTGCTGAATACCATCATTGTCGTCAGCACGCAGATCCCCGTCGCCGCATGGATCAACCGCGGTCAAATCGGCCGACCGCTGGTCACGGCGTCAGTCCTCTGGGCGATCGCTTTCATGTTCATCCTGGCGACACCCCACGTCGGAATTGCCGCCGCGGTCGCCGCGTTTGTGATCTACACGGCTGGCGAGATCCTGTTCATGCCGGTGACGGCGGTTGTACCGGTGCGGCTGGCGCCGCTCCATCTACGGGGTCGCTATTTTTCAGCCACCAGCATCGTCTGGGGCGGGTCGTTTGCCCTGGCGACCTTTACGGCCGGTATCGCGCTGGATCTCCCGAATCCGGGTGTGATCTGGCCGATGATGACGATTCTGATGCTGATCGGCGGCGCACTATCGATTCGATTCGCTCGTTCGCCGCGAGTTGCTCCCGACGCATGA
- a CDS encoding LLM class flavin-dependent oxidoreductase translates to MVRFMSNGVTFGIVTAQHWRSWPMLVEQWSWAEEAGWDSAWLFDHFFSLYDGEDGPTLDGWTALAGLASSTSRIRMGLMVTGNMHRNPAIMFKQAVTVDHLSGGRLILGMGAGWNEREHSSYGIPFPSARERVDRFGEAMELMGQLETQDRTTYHGEYYTLEDAPFAPKPVNHHIPVLIGSTGKRMLRHVARYADLWDGGGSPEEYVGHDAQLVAACREVGRDPSEIRRCLSTGADPLVSEDAFRQHVHAYYQAGVRDFMFDLPTGSPSATVVDISTRVIPELRMELAGQPG, encoded by the coding sequence ATGGTGAGGTTTATGAGCAACGGTGTCACCTTTGGAATCGTCACTGCCCAGCACTGGCGGTCGTGGCCGATGCTGGTCGAGCAATGGAGTTGGGCGGAAGAAGCGGGCTGGGATTCGGCCTGGCTGTTCGACCACTTCTTCTCACTCTACGACGGAGAGGATGGCCCGACGCTCGATGGATGGACCGCGCTCGCCGGCCTGGCCAGCAGCACAAGCCGCATCCGTATGGGTCTGATGGTAACGGGCAACATGCACCGCAACCCGGCGATCATGTTCAAGCAGGCTGTCACTGTCGACCACCTGTCGGGTGGCCGCCTCATCCTCGGCATGGGCGCTGGGTGGAACGAGCGCGAGCACTCCTCCTACGGCATCCCCTTCCCATCGGCTCGTGAACGCGTCGATCGCTTCGGTGAGGCGATGGAGCTCATGGGTCAGCTTGAGACCCAGGACCGGACGACCTACCACGGGGAGTACTACACGCTGGAGGATGCGCCGTTCGCGCCGAAGCCGGTCAATCACCACATTCCCGTGCTGATCGGTTCGACCGGGAAGCGCATGCTTCGCCACGTCGCCCGTTATGCTGATCTCTGGGACGGTGGCGGCAGCCCCGAGGAATACGTAGGGCACGACGCGCAACTGGTCGCCGCATGCCGGGAGGTTGGTCGCGATCCATCGGAAATCCGCCGCTGCCTTTCGACCGGCGCAGATCCACTTGTGTCCGAGGATGCGTTCCGCCAGCACGTCCATGCGTACTATCAGGCGGGCGTCCGCGACTTCATGTTCGACTTGCCAACGGGATCGCCTTCGGCCACGGTGGTGGACATCTCAACGCGGGTGATTCCCGAGCTACGGATGGAGTTGGCGGGGCAACCTGGCTGA
- a CDS encoding PaaI family thioesterase: MRPDFSTVEALNAWSPGSLAELFGISIVSIEEGRLTSELVIRPEFMAPNGYLHAATVVAIADTTAGFGSRAHLPNGAFGFTTIEVKTNFLGTARQGVIECEARLIHGGRTTQVWDATVSHRESGKTIALFRCTQMILYPSTG; this comes from the coding sequence ATGCGACCAGATTTTTCGACCGTCGAGGCACTGAACGCCTGGTCACCTGGTTCGCTCGCCGAGCTGTTCGGCATATCGATCGTGTCGATTGAAGAAGGCCGGTTGACGAGCGAGCTTGTCATCCGGCCCGAATTCATGGCGCCAAATGGCTACCTTCATGCAGCGACGGTCGTTGCCATCGCCGACACGACCGCCGGGTTCGGGTCTCGCGCGCATCTCCCGAACGGAGCGTTCGGGTTTACGACTATCGAGGTCAAGACGAACTTCCTTGGCACGGCGCGCCAGGGGGTCATCGAATGTGAGGCCCGGCTCATCCATGGGGGCCGGACCACGCAGGTCTGGGACGCGACAGTAAGCCACCGCGAAAGTGGCAAAACGATCGCGCTCTTTCGTTGCACGCAAATGATCCTATACCCCTCAACCGGCTGA
- a CDS encoding VUT family protein produces MGEGQGMEGRATNIGIIAVLGYIATVFAANWAINRFGVVSVGLGLVAPAGVYFAGLAFTLRDITQDTLGRSWVLVAILVGALLSALVSTQFALASATAFLFSELCDFAVYTPLRERNWIGAVAASNVVGLVTDSVLFLWIAFGSLEYLSGQIVGKIWMTLLAVGVLMVWRRYSGRPGWI; encoded by the coding sequence GTGGGTGAGGGACAGGGCATGGAAGGTCGGGCGACCAACATCGGCATCATCGCGGTTCTCGGGTATATCGCAACGGTCTTTGCGGCGAACTGGGCAATCAATCGATTCGGGGTGGTGTCGGTGGGTCTCGGCCTGGTCGCGCCGGCGGGCGTGTACTTCGCCGGCCTTGCGTTCACGCTTCGCGACATCACCCAGGACACGCTGGGGCGCTCGTGGGTGCTGGTCGCGATTCTCGTCGGGGCGTTGTTGTCGGCGCTAGTCTCCACGCAGTTCGCGCTCGCCAGCGCGACGGCGTTTCTGTTCAGCGAGCTCTGCGATTTCGCGGTCTACACGCCACTACGCGAACGAAACTGGATCGGCGCAGTAGCGGCGTCGAATGTCGTCGGTCTGGTAACCGACTCCGTCCTGTTCCTGTGGATCGCGTTTGGATCGCTCGAATATCTCAGCGGTCAGATTGTCGGCAAGATCTGGATGACTCTCCTCGCCGTTGGCGTGCTCATGGTGTGGCGACGCTATTCGGGCCGGCCGGGCTGGATCTGA